A single Leptidea sinapis chromosome 2, ilLepSina1.1, whole genome shotgun sequence DNA region contains:
- the LOC126974983 gene encoding uncharacterized protein LOC126974983, translating into MEVEEAICVYLLLRKKERKKKRQYWVHPILRDRFTHGQFQTLYPKLRSFEPKFFNYLRMSINSFDELLEMMSKQIESNDTHMRSSVSPEEKLVITLRYLGTGCSFGELHYNFRLGKSTITGIVREVCETLWEKVTKNVMPEPSEDIWKKIAKDFEKYANFPNCIGAIDGKHIRITKPKDSGSLYYNYKTFFSIVLLALCDSNYCFTFIDIGSYGKSSDSAIFKNSAFYKRLIEKSLHIPKPKPISETDPKPLPYVIVGDEAFGLSENVMRPYAGKGLSYEKKIFNYRLSRARRFIECTFGILANKWRIFHRPINVNIDFAEDIIKACCVLHNFVRTRDGIQYEDTLHTAPMSNLITLHAGRGTPSSLNIRDKYANYFVNEGRVEWQDTKI; encoded by the exons ATGGAAGTCGAAGAAGCAATATGTGTGTACTTGTTGCTCcgtaaaaaagaaagaaagaagaaacggCAGTATTGGGTGCATCCAATATTACGCGATCGGTTTACTCATGGTCAGTTTCAGACTTTATATCCAAAATTAAGAAGTTTTGAACCAAAATTCTTCAATTATTTGAGAATGTCGATAAATTCATTTGATGAATTATTAGAAATGATGAGTAAACAAATTGAATCTAATGATACCCATATGAGGTCAAGCGTGTCCCCAGAAGAAAAACTCGTGATCACATTAAg ataTCTGGGTACTGGTTGTTCCTTTGGAGAACTACATTACAACTTTCGTCTTGGCAAATCTACAATCACAGGAATTGTCCGTGAAGTATGTGAAACTCTGTGGGAAAAAGTCACAAAAAACGTCATGCCTGAACCCAGCgaagatatatggaagaaaATAGCTAaagattttgaaaaatatgCAAATTTTCCCAATTGCATAGGCGCCATAGATGGCAAGCATATAAGGATTACAAAACCCAAAGATTCGGGttctttgtattataattacaaaacttttttttccaTAGTACTGTTGGCACTTTGTGATAGTAACTATTGTTTTACTTTCATAGATATCGGATCTTACGGAAAAAGTAGTGATtctgcaatttttaaaaattcagcATTTTATAAAAGGTTAATAGAAAAGTCATTACACATACCAAAACCTAAACCAATATCTGAAACAGATCCTAAACCATTGCCATACGTCATAGTTGGCGATGAAGCGTTTGGTTTATCCGAAAATGTAATGCGACCCTATGCAGGTAAAGGGCTatcatatgaaaaaaaaatatttaattacaggtTATCAAGAGCTCGACGTTTTATTGAATGCACTTTCGGAATTCTGGCAAACAAGTGGCGCATTTTTCATAGGCCTATAAACGTGAATATAGACTTTGCCGAAGACATAATAAAGGCCTGTTGCGTGCTACACAATTTTGTTAGAACTAGAGATGGTATACAGTATGAAGATACTTTACATACTGCGCCAATGAGTAATCTTATTACATTACATGCAGGAAGGGGTACACCATCATCATTAAACATTAGAGACAAATATGCTAATTACTTTGTGAATGAGGGTCGTGTAGAATGGCAAGACacgaaaatatga